In Acidobacteriota bacterium, the genomic stretch CCCGGCGCAGGCTTTGGTCCGTCCCGCCCTGCACAATTCCAAACAGGCTAGGCCCCAGCTCCGCCTTCCCGGTATCTTCAAAAGCAGGCAGCCGAGATTTGCCCACGTTCGCAGCAAAAAACTGCTTTGAGCGTTCCGCCCAGCGGTCCGTCAACCGTACCGACCGCTTTAGTGTTTCGTGGCTGGCAGGATAATCCACGCACTCATCGAGCGGCATAATAATGTCAGCTCCCAGCGAAAGCTGGAATTCCACCACGCTCTCGGGCGAAAAAAAATAGGGTGTTCCGTCCAGGTGTGAGCGGAACCACACGCCATCTTCGGTTACCTTGCCCAGGCCTTTCAGGCTCATCACCTGGAAGCCGCCACTGTCGGTCAGGATGGGATGCGGCCAGCTCATAAACCGATGCAGGCCGCCAAGCTCGCGCACCTTTTCGTGGCCGGGACGCATGCACAGATGATAGGTGTTGGCCAGGATGATCTGTGCGCCGACTTCTTCCAACCGTTCCTGGGTCATGGCCTTCACGGCCCCCGCGGTCCCGACGGGCATGAAGACCGGCGTTTCGACGTCGCCATGAGGCGTATGCAGGATTCCTGCCCTGGCCCTGCTGTTCTCATCCTTCGCCACAACACTAAACTTCAATCCCATATCGTGTCTGTCTGTGCCTGACCGGCGGGGCGCAAATCCGGCGTGCATCATTATTAGAGTTTTTGCTTCCAAGTGGGCCGAATAATAATTGTTAGCACAAGGCGGCAGGACGGGCAACGTTGGCCTGGAGTTGGTAGCTACTCAGTTTCACATCTGGCGCGGGATTCCCTGCCCGTATGGCGGTCAATAGAAACGGCCAGGAAGGCTGTGCCGCAAAATTAGAACGAAACTCAGTCATCACTCGGGGGCGCCCTTCACTGACTTCACGAGGAGATCAAAGCAAATCCAACTTTGGCAGCCGTCAACAACACCCACGCTCCCAGAAAGATCAAAAAGATCGTGCTGGTCTTCACCTTTTTCTGTACAACCCTGGAAAGGCCGATGGCTAGCAGGACCATAAACCAGAAGACAACAAAGTCCAGCGAAGTCGCCAGCGCAAAAACGACGTGCGAAGTCGTCAACGGGTTCATGAAAAATCCCGGATTGGTAGGCGCCGGACTCCGCGGATTGAAGGTATCGGCGTCGCCGAGTAACATAACTGCGATGGCCATCAATGCGCCCAGAATGCTCGGCAGGTTGGCGTAGCAAGCCACCGAAAACACATCCTTGAACCTGGCGTGACGGCCGAAAAACCCGTTCAAAACCAGCAGTCCGAAGCCAGCGGCAATCAGCAGGAAAACAGGGACGCCCACGAGCGCGCCGGCCGGCATCGCGATGCGCATGATTGCGGCAGGCCTTTCAGCCATCTGGCTCAACTGGGCCGCGTCCATGGATGCCGCCCGCCCGCTGCTCTGGAGACTTTGCAGGACAATCTGGGTTGCGCCGATCTTCAGTAGCATGGTTTCCACTACGGCAAATGATGCAAGGATCACCACAGCAAGCGGCGCAATCCAGTCCGGCTTGCGCGCGATGTCTTCAAACGTCTCCCCAGGTTCAATGAAGACGCCGATAAAGCGGGAGGGAAACGATTTGGCAGGGGTGCTATCGAGGGCCCCGGACGAGGAAGTAATATCGGCCATAAAGTCCTCCGCAGGAATTTGAAATTAGTGGCCCTGGTCTTTTGCCCGTAATTTGATCAGCTGTTCAAGCCCGAAAAAGGAAAGCCCGCGCCGGATTGCCGGCACGGAAAACTCTGTGACGAAGCCAGCTGCTGGGCCTGGGCCGTGGATCATTCGTGGAGGGCGGCGTCCAGGAACGCGCGCAGCTTGCGGCTGCGCGAAGGATGTCGCAGCTTGCGGAGCGCCTTGGCCTCAATCTGCCGGATACGCTCGCGGGTAACGGCAAAGCTCTGGCCCACCTCTTCGAGCGTGTGCTCGCTGCCATCGTCCAGCCCGAAGCGCATCTTGATCACTTTTTCTTCGCGCGGCGTCAGGGTCTTCAGCACGGATTCGGTCTGTTCCTTCAGATTGATGTTGATCACCGCCTCGGCGGGCGAAATGACTCCGCGGTCCTCTATAAAGTCTCCCAGGTGGGAATCCTCTTCTTCGCCGATCGGCGTTTCAAGCGAGATTGGCTCCTGGGCTATCTTCAGCACCTTCCGGACCTTCATCACTGGGATGTCCATCCGCTTGGCGATCTCTTCCGAGGTAGGCTCACGCCCATACTCCTGCACAAGCTGGCGCGACGTCCGAATCAGCTTGTTGATGGTTTCAATCATGTGCACGGGGATGCGGATAGTGCGGGCCTGGTCAGCGATGGCGCGGGTGATAGCCTGGCGGATCCACCATGTGGCGTAAGTCGAAAACTTGTATCCCCGGCGGTACTCAAACTTGTCTACGGCCTTCATCAGGCCGATATTGCCTTCCTGGATCAAGTCGAGGAACTGCAGGCCGCGGTTGGTATATTTCTTGGCAATCGACACCACCAACCGCAGGTTGGCCTCAATCAGCTCGCGCTTGGCAAGCTCAGCTTCCTGCTCACCGGTCAGGATGCTCTGAAAAGTCCGGC encodes the following:
- a CDS encoding tRNA guanosine(34) transglycosylase Tgt — its product is MGLKFSVVAKDENSRARAGILHTPHGDVETPVFMPVGTAGAVKAMTQERLEEVGAQIILANTYHLCMRPGHEKVRELGGLHRFMSWPHPILTDSGGFQVMSLKGLGKVTEDGVWFRSHLDGTPYFFSPESVVEFQLSLGADIIMPLDECVDYPASHETLKRSVRLTDRWAERSKQFFAANVGKSRLPAFEDTGKAELGPSLFGIVQGGTDQSLRRESVLEIGEIGFDGYAIGGLSVGEPKDELYGVTAQVAGLLPEDQPRYLMGVGTPEDLVKCVALGIDMFDCVMPTRNARNGTVFTSEGKLVIKSARCAQDLGPLDAACGCLVCQRYSRAYIRHLFAVGEISAPVLATYHNLWFYLDTMKRVRQAIRFGGFGKFLAGVPVDSVQGPRSV
- a CDS encoding DUF1282 domain-containing protein, encoding MADITSSSGALDSTPAKSFPSRFIGVFIEPGETFEDIARKPDWIAPLAVVILASFAVVETMLLKIGATQIVLQSLQSSGRAASMDAAQLSQMAERPAAIMRIAMPAGALVGVPVFLLIAAGFGLLVLNGFFGRHARFKDVFSVACYANLPSILGALMAIAVMLLGDADTFNPRSPAPTNPGFFMNPLTTSHVVFALATSLDFVVFWFMVLLAIGLSRVVQKKVKTSTIFLIFLGAWVLLTAAKVGFALISS